TTTTGTTCGTCCGCCagttttttttgctcgaatttcatcaAAATTGCTCGAATATCATCAAAATTGCTTGAATTTCACCAAAAATTGCTTGAATTTCACTAAAATTGTTCTAATTTTCCGAGTTCTcatcctctccatatatatatatatatatatatatatatatatatatatatatatatagtgaaagaatCCCTAGAGAACTTgagtatgtagagaacccatagaactcatagattgaacttcaatctatgtggagattgagcttcaatctatgaaaaaaaatacaatatgcaaaaaaaaaaaaaaaaaaaaaatctgcaaaaaaacagtgaatctgcacagaaaaaaaaagtaaatctgcaaaaaaacgtcaatctgcacGCAATCTGCAAAAAAAAGTAAATCTGCAAAAAAAAGTAAATCTGCAAAAaaactcaatctgcacaaaaaaaaaaagtcaaatctTCACAGGAAAAagtcgatctgcaaaaaaaaaaaaaaaaaactgcaaaaaaaaacgcagatttactcaatctgcataaaaaaacagaaaaaagccgatctgtaaaaaaaaaaaatggaaaaaatcgtcaatctgcacgcagattgactgaatctgcaaaaaaaaaaatctgaatagaaaaaaaatctgcaaaaaaaaaaattgtgaatctgcacgcagatttagtgaatctgcacgagttccatAAGTTCTCTACTACTtttggttctccatggatcctcaccctatatatatatatatatatatatatatatatatatatatatatatatatatatatatatatatatatatatatatatatatatatatatatatatatatatatatatatatatatatatatatatatatatatatatatatatatatatatatatatatatatataaaggggcaggatcaatggggaagtaaccaatcggggggaagcggggggaagcaaaacaaaaaaaaatttcgttttttgaaaaaactttgttcacgaacattatagattggatgaaaataagaacatttagaaaagacacttcttgatgaatgttattattttggcgggaaaacgatcaacaaaaataacattcaagataatattgttcgtgaaaaatgttaacgttttttttctccatgttttgtgaagtaaaatttagcccgatttagagtttagggtttagggtttagggtttggtgttttaggtttattccataaacccaaaacaccaaaccaaccctaaaccctaaactctaaaccgttcgtgttaaaaactcaatctaaatcctaaatctaaaccctaaatctaaaccctaaaccctaatatctaaaccccaatagctaaaacctcaaaatacgctcgaaaaacacgataattgttatattttaattcttcgaacgttttcccgccaaaataaaaacatttatcacaaagtgtctctactaaatgttcatattttcatctcatctataatgttcgtgaacaaagttttttcaaaaaacgaaaaaaaaaagtttttgcttccccccgcttccccccgaatggttacttccctcttgatcctaccaatatatatatatatatatatatatatatatatatatatatatatatatatatatatatatatatatatatatatatatatatatatatatatatatggggcacgatccatggataagcttaaaaggagtacaaacgggataagcaaaataaaaaaaaaaaaaaaattttgaattttttttacattcataaatctgcattaaaatgcacctctaatcaatttttttcataaaaaaaaaaattcaaaatttttcaaaaatcgatgatgaatggtaaaattaaccattcatcgggttaatttatcattcatcttgtttacgatgaatgataaaattaatcaatgctaaaaaaaccagatgaatggttaaattaaccattcatctgtttttttatcattcatcataaacagatgaatggttaaattaaccattcatctgtttttttttaagcattgattaattttatcattcatcgcgaataaaaagaatgataaattaaccagatgaatggttaattttaccatttatcatcaatttttaccattcatcatcgatgtttaccattcatcatcgattttaaaacgattttgttaaaaaactttttaaaattttttcgttttcttctatttgcatattaaaggatcattttttttttaaaaaaaaaaatttgaaattttacttatccagtttgtactctatttagtgcttatccatggattggtcctatatatatatatatatatatatatatatatatatatatatatatatatatatatatatatatatatatatatatatatatatatatatatatatatatatagagagagagagagagagatatcttatttgtaatcaattaatcaTCGACAAAATCTAAACAACCCGACACATTTTATAAGCATTTTGTACCATATAAACTAATAATGAATCGTGTAAAAATTTGCCCAAATTAGTACCACGTAGAAAATAATCAGTAAATACTCTTCAATTTGTTCACGATCATTAGGTTTAAAAAAAATGGCAATACTAAACAAATGCCATCACTTTTTTTCATCGTTCTATAAGCAAATTAAGCCTTCACGTAAATCGCAATCGCAAATAATCCCTTCGACCCGTTCGCCGCCTTCACCACCACCGTCACAATCACCGTCGATCGATCGAGATATGGGATCAGCAGCGCAAGCATTGAAACATATTCCCCGGATCAAGTTTCCACAACGTCATCCAAAGCCTTCTGGTTTGTATTCgttaatatatattgatatatatagatttgttTGTATAATTAAATTATTAGGTCATTTTCGTTCGTTAGTGTATGTATATATCAATTCAATGCATATTGATATGTTTTGGATTTTGATTATTTAATTTAGGAATGATCAATTACGTGAAGAGtagatttatgtatatataatttgacCTAATTTTGATTGAATTTTATATTTGAAAGTTTAAATTTAATGATGGAAAATATGATGCAATTTATTTAATAGGATATCAGACTTTATTTTTGAGGAATATTAGTAACTAACATCAGCTACAAAATGCCTTAGAGTTTTACCTTTTAAGCGCTCGATTATTAACATATGTAGAATATGATATGGTCTTTTGTAGCAGTTTTCTTTTAGCCCGTTGTAAGTATGAATATATGCTTGTATCATCCTGCAGGTTCTGTGCCTCAGACACAAGCAGCACCTGCTTCCAGTGATGTTACTTCCACCTTCTTCTCTAAGTCTGCCCCGTCTGAAAAGACACTAGGGGGAAAAGCGTCTCTTCAACCCAAACGAACACCGATGACTCAAGAGGAGATTGATGCCATAATGGTAAGCAATTTAGTGTTTTGTCTTTTATTTATAACGTTGAGAACAGTGGCGGATCCAGAATTTTTTCCCAccggggcgaaattttttttaaaatcatagcaatttttttgagtaaaatatggaggttttggggcaaaaaattgaagtttttaggcaaaatttgaagatttgtgggtaaaatttgaaggttttgggtcaaaatttggagaattttgaacaaaatttgaaggttttggggcaaaatataaaggttttggggcaaaaaaaaaaattcaccggaggcaaagtcgaaaaatccaaaatttttacactaaaatttcgaaatccaccgggggcgggcgccccccctcCTTACACTCTAGATCCGCCTCTGGTTGAGAACCTTAAGCTTAGCAGCGGCTATTTGATATATTCTACGCTCTTTAATTTGTTTGATTACATTCCTTCTGAGTGTTTAGTCAATTGTCTAGCCTGTGAAGAGGTGGTGTTTAGGCTCAGCCTTAAGCCATTAAAGGTTTAAGCATGAGCTCAATTTTGGGTCAATATCTATAGCATCTGTTTTATGGGCTTGATTTTGGGTCAATTTGTATAGGCTTGATTTTGAGCTTGTTCAGACACACTCTTTCAAGCTTAAAAATCAATTCTAAAAGTAGAACTAATAGTAAACCATTTCTCAAGTAGACAAGGAGTATTGGACAGAACAAAAAAAAATCACAGTATGCCTTTTATGAACTAAATGGGTTCACATCATTTAGGCGGCTGGTCTAGTGATGAAACCTGAGCCATGTTAGGGCTCAAGCTTGGCTGGTCTTGGGCATTGTAAGATTATTTAATATTAAGGCTTCACAGGTCTGATCAGATAAATGGAGGGGGTTTTCGCCTTTTGGTCACTGATCATGTCATCTATGTATCTGTATATGTTGGTTTTTAGAATGTCATTAGTTTATTATTCTTGTAATGTCAACACTTGTTGTTACATATACATTTTCCTCATTGTAGTTGGGTGGCTGCTTATGAAGTTGATGAAGCTTTGACATTAGAGAAGACCATTACAAGACTCATCTTTTCTTTTCAAATTCATTTATGAACGAATGTCGTATGTTATGAGAAATGTAAACCATTTTGAAACTTATGTCCATAAAGATATGGTAATGTGAATTCAACATTTCAAATATACCTGTTTGCATTCCTGAAAATGGTAACACATGACTCCAATGTAAAGCAACAAACGGGATTCGGTTGTCACTCATATCAACTTacattacttgggcatttaatcaACCCAAATTCAAATTGAAAAGACATACAAATTGATAAAAGAAATGAATTCACTTTGAACAAGGATATATCTAGGGATTAGAAAAGATAAATTATAAAATAAGAACATCAAACCAACCATCACATGAAAACTACTATGCCGTACAATAAAAGACACCCATGTTTGTCATTCACTGAAATTACCCGCATGATTAAAGATGAGAATCACTCACACATATATATTTTTTGATGATGACACTCATAGCAAATGTTGAAATTGCATACTTCAGCCCGACATTCAAGGACCAAATAACCGTTGACGTCGTTGTTACAATGGTAACAAACATACTTTGGTGTTTTCTTCTTCCGAACATATGTTAATGGATGTTTGTGATACCTTACTGTTATGGTGCCATTGTAGCAAATGTTTTCATTAACAGAATAGAATCTATTAATGCATTTAATGTGAAATGAATTTTTACACGTGCGACAATGATAAAGTGGGAACTTGGGGTGCATTTCCGTTTCACAAATATCACAATAGAAATCTTCAGGATGATCGTCGACAGGGGGATATGTTAATGGGATTTCATGTCCTTTGCAATACCTATGAGCAAGTAAGATTGGAGATCTAGTTGCGCAATACAAGTCTAGTTGGAAGTAGCAATCGATATCCTTGCAAGCGTAGCTTATATATGTAGAACTCCAATTACATGCCCTGCATCTAACTTTAGGATCAATAACTTGTACAAGAGGGTGGTGGTGAGATGTATGTTTGATGGTGTTTGGTAAAAATGCACAGTTCACATCAAGATAGAAGGTGCAAATTTCACATTGATACACAAATGTGTTGCTCCAGTTAAGACAACCGTTGCAACTCAACTCGTCTTCTGATCCGACGGCTACCAAGTTAAGTGGATGATTGGGGTGAAGTTGATGAGATTTTAATGTGACGGGTAACTCGGAACAGTATTTGTGAAGAGTGAACGAGCATCCATGTTTGGTGCAACTATAGTATGGAAAACATAGGGGTCGTACACAACAATGACATACCTCTATTACTTCACCCAAGTTGATATTGTTGGGCAAGTTGTTACCTTGTGGTTCAACATTAAGAACTAAGTGATGATCGTAGTCATCGTCCTCGTCGTCGTCCTCATTTTCGTCATCATCATTATTGTTGTCGATGCTGCCACAGTCTTTAGCGATCCTTTCAGAATATAGTAGTTCTAATAAATTGCCAGGGCCACCACTACCAGCTTGAGCTATCATTTTAGAATTGCGTAGTTTTAATGGATCTGTAAATGCATTCGACATTGGAAAATGCAACAAATCATttgtatcttcttcttcttcaacaacaTATTCTTGACCACCTCTACAAATCACACGTATATtcattcaatttataatatatatatatatatatatatatatatatatatatatatatatatatatatatatatatatatatatatatatatatatatatatatatatatatatatatatatgggagatCAAGGGATAAATGGTATttttgggataaggggataagtaaaatgacatttttatattttttacattagagctccaatttaaaaaaaaaaattccgtaatctactgacattgtgtagattcataatttttttttttttgttttttttaacaggagcttaaaatgcatctgatgcatgttaacgtgttttgaggtttttttgagttttttttaggatttagcccgatttagagtttagggtttaggggttatggtttagggttttcgggtttactccgtaaaccctcaaccctaaaccctaaaccctaacccctaaaccctaaattctaaaccgttcgtattaaaacgcgttctaaaaccctaatttctaaaccctaacccctaatttctaaaccctaattactaaactcTAAACACCGttttttttaatcaaaagtcattttttctttgttttttgttaAGATGCACCTGCTGCATGAAAGACAGTTAATATGCATCAAACAGCggataacatgcatcagatgcatcttaacgctCCAGTTGAAAAAAAGAattctgaatctacacaatgtcagtagatcacggaattttttttttttttaaatcggagttgtagaaaaaaaatatataaaaatcacaaaatcacttttCCCCTTCTCTCACCAAGTACCACTTAGTGCTTgatctttgatatatatatatatatatatatatatatatatatatatatgtgtgtgtgtgtgtgtgtgtgtgtgtgtgtgtgtgtgtgtgtgtgtgtgtgtgtgtgtggagatGATCCACAGCTAAGCACCCCCTATGGAGATAAGGGATGAGCAAATTTGACTTTTTTATATCTATAAAATTAGagataatatttaaaaaaaaaaaatctgggatTAACATTCATTGTGTAGATtatgcaacaaaaaaaaaaaaaaaaaaaaaaaaaaaactttgtttaACCAGCTCGTTACCATCTGATGTATGTTAACCTTATGAGTTAACATAAATAAGATGTATGTTAATTGTTAAGATATATCTGATGTATAATGTATGTTGACGTtctataaaatatattatatatatatatatatatatatatatatatatatatatatatatatatatatatatatatatatatatatttatgaatctaaaccataaATATTAACCCtagaaattaaaaattaaaatctaTACCCTAATTTTAA
This genomic window from Rutidosis leptorrhynchoides isolate AG116_Rl617_1_P2 chromosome 2, CSIRO_AGI_Rlap_v1, whole genome shotgun sequence contains:
- the LOC139891595 gene encoding uncharacterized protein isoform X1 — translated: MAILNKCHHFFSSFYKQIKPSRKSQSQIIPSTRSPPSPPPSQSPSIDRDMGSAAQALKHIPRIKFPQRHPKPSGSVPQTQAAPASSDVTSTFFSKSAPSEKTLGGKASLQPKRTPMTQEEIDAIMLGGCL
- the LOC139891595 gene encoding uncharacterized protein isoform X2; amino-acid sequence: MPSLFFIVLQIIPSTRSPPSPPPSQSPSIDRDMGSAAQALKHIPRIKFPQRHPKPSGSVPQTQAAPASSDVTSTFFSKSAPSEKTLGGKASLQPKRTPMTQEEIDAIMLGGCL